The Paeniglutamicibacter sulfureus genome includes a region encoding these proteins:
- a CDS encoding GNAT family N-acetyltransferase, producing the protein MTRIEPLTLRGPLVTLEPLRHGHHDELLDAVRDGEPWKLWYTAVPEPRQMRAEIDRRLQLQGQGAMLPFVARRNADSVVLGMTTYMDIDPTMPRLEIGSTWNRASVSGTGTNVDSKLLLLRHAFEVLGCPAVEFRTHWMNMPSRAAIERLGAKLDGVLRSHRRMADGSLRDTCVYSIIASEWPQVRAGLEHRLSRHLGSAGKPSR; encoded by the coding sequence TTGACAAGGATCGAGCCCCTGACGTTGCGCGGGCCCCTGGTAACGCTCGAACCCCTGCGCCACGGGCACCACGACGAGCTGCTCGATGCGGTTCGCGACGGCGAACCCTGGAAGCTTTGGTACACGGCGGTTCCGGAACCGCGGCAGATGCGCGCCGAGATCGATCGCCGGCTTCAATTGCAGGGGCAGGGAGCGATGCTGCCGTTCGTCGCCCGGCGCAATGCCGATTCCGTGGTGCTGGGCATGACCACCTACATGGACATCGACCCGACAATGCCCAGGCTCGAGATCGGGTCGACCTGGAACCGGGCCTCGGTGAGTGGGACCGGCACAAACGTCGACTCCAAGCTCCTGCTGCTAAGACATGCCTTCGAGGTCCTTGGCTGCCCCGCCGTCGAGTTCCGCACGCATTGGATGAACATGCCCTCCCGCGCCGCCATCGAGCGCCTGGGCGCAAAGCTGGACGGGGTGCTGCGCTCGCATCGACGCATGGCCGACGGGTCGTTGCGCGACACCTGTGTCTATTCGATCATCGCCTCCGAATGGCCCCAGGTCCGGGCGGGGCTTGAGCACCGGCTATCGAGGCACTTGGGATCCGCCGGGAAGCCCTCCCGGTAG
- a CDS encoding tyrosine-protein phosphatase, protein MDQPQWEGAVNARVVLGSIYRMGRREWLTGAGWQQAHADGVRTVIDLRNPDEVRRRPTDPQVDEAATAGITIVNAPTEEPGHPEFTQLAVPYMNHPRMYPRNVEFFPDRIADVFHQIAAARGKVVLHCSAGRDRTGLIVSMLLKLADRADLLESQYEASLRGINDWHKVSPVKHPHESYIEERDLVGPLNERLEALGQFVDSLGVESFLLEHGLSTAELETIREKMASGPAGGDTGPHPGMDP, encoded by the coding sequence ATGGACCAGCCGCAGTGGGAAGGCGCAGTCAACGCCAGGGTCGTGCTGGGCAGCATTTACCGCATGGGCAGGCGCGAGTGGCTGACTGGTGCCGGATGGCAGCAGGCCCACGCCGACGGCGTGCGCACGGTCATTGACCTGCGCAACCCCGATGAGGTGCGCCGGCGCCCCACGGACCCCCAGGTGGACGAGGCGGCCACGGCCGGAATCACCATCGTGAACGCCCCCACCGAGGAGCCAGGGCATCCGGAATTCACGCAGCTCGCGGTGCCTTACATGAACCATCCGCGGATGTATCCGCGAAACGTCGAGTTCTTCCCGGACCGCATCGCCGATGTGTTCCACCAGATTGCCGCGGCCCGCGGAAAGGTCGTGCTGCATTGCTCGGCCGGGCGCGACCGCACCGGGTTGATCGTCTCGATGTTGCTCAAGTTGGCCGACCGGGCCGACCTGCTCGAATCCCAATACGAGGCCTCGCTCCGGGGGATCAACGACTGGCACAAGGTCAGTCCCGTGAAGCACCCGCACGAGTCCTACATCGAGGAACGGGACCTGGTGGGGCCGCTGAACGAGAGGTTGGAGGCGCTGGGCCAATTCGTTGATTCCCTGGGCGTCGAATCGTTCCTGCTCGAACACGGGCTGAGCACCGCCGAGCTCGAAACGATCAGGGAGAAGATGGCGTCCGGCCCGGCGGGCGGGGACACCGGGCCGCACCCCGGGATGGACCCTTGA
- a CDS encoding antibiotic biosynthesis monooxygenase family protein produces the protein MYVVTNRIDVPAERAAAFEERFIGNMRNNLPKVAGLSRATLDRPVDENTPYKVTMEFDSESDFETWRDSEAFRSAHGRPASAAPGNGGPATEAPKAEAPGTADPQAAAPRAVTGPEHHIRIETFEGGRA, from the coding sequence ATGTACGTCGTCACCAACCGCATTGATGTTCCGGCGGAACGGGCAGCAGCCTTCGAGGAACGTTTCATCGGCAACATGCGCAACAACCTGCCCAAGGTTGCCGGCCTGTCCCGCGCCACGCTTGACCGCCCGGTGGATGAAAACACCCCGTACAAGGTCACCATGGAATTCGACTCCGAGTCGGACTTCGAAACCTGGCGCGACTCCGAAGCATTCCGCTCCGCGCATGGCCGGCCCGCGTCGGCGGCCCCCGGAAACGGCGGCCCGGCAACCGAGGCGCCGAAGGCCGAGGCACCCGGAACCGCGGATCCCCAGGCCGCTGCGCCGCGTGCTGTGACGGGTCCGGAGCACCACATCCGCATTGAAACGTTTGAGGGCGGCCGGGCGTAG
- a CDS encoding 3-hydroxyacyl-CoA dehydrogenase family protein, translating to MSETPNTLPAKVGVLGGGRMGAGIAHAFLVKGCDVVVVERDEDSAQGAYERVAGSAAKSIERGGLDETYEQVTARLSVSVDYAAFADRELVVEAVPEIWDLKVSSLKKVEENLAEDAILASNTSSLSMSGLAQELARPANFLGLHFFNPVPASTLIEVVIAKQSAPALIEKARGWVQGLGKTAVVVNDAPGFASSRLGVAIALEAMRMVEEGVASAEDIDNAMVLGYKHPTGPLKTTDIVGLDVRLGIAEYLHETLGDRFAPPQILRDLVEQGHLGRKTGKGFYDWAASK from the coding sequence ATGAGTGAAACACCCAACACCCTTCCGGCCAAGGTCGGCGTCCTCGGCGGCGGCCGCATGGGCGCGGGCATTGCCCATGCCTTCCTGGTCAAAGGCTGCGACGTGGTGGTCGTCGAGCGCGACGAGGATTCCGCCCAGGGCGCCTACGAGCGCGTTGCCGGCTCCGCGGCGAAGTCCATCGAACGCGGAGGGTTGGACGAAACCTATGAGCAGGTCACCGCACGCCTGAGCGTCTCGGTTGACTACGCGGCCTTCGCGGACCGCGAGCTGGTGGTTGAGGCGGTCCCGGAAATCTGGGACCTGAAGGTCTCCTCGCTCAAGAAGGTCGAGGAAAACCTCGCGGAGGACGCGATCCTGGCCTCGAACACCTCCTCGCTGTCCATGAGCGGCCTGGCCCAGGAGCTGGCTCGCCCGGCGAACTTCCTGGGCCTGCACTTCTTCAACCCGGTCCCGGCCTCCACGCTCATCGAGGTCGTCATTGCCAAGCAGAGTGCCCCGGCGCTCATCGAGAAGGCCCGCGGCTGGGTCCAGGGGCTGGGCAAGACTGCTGTGGTGGTCAATGACGCCCCCGGCTTCGCCTCATCCCGGCTCGGTGTAGCGATCGCGCTCGAAGCCATGCGCATGGTCGAGGAGGGCGTGGCCAGCGCCGAGGACATCGACAACGCCATGGTGCTGGGTTACAAGCACCCCACCGGCCCGCTGAAGACCACCGACATTGTGGGCCTTGACGTGCGCCTGGGCATTGCCGAGTACCTGCACGAGACCCTGGGCGACCGCTTTGCCCCGCCGCAGATCCTGCGCGACCTGGTTGAGCAGGGCCACCTGGGCCGCAAGACCGGCAAGGGCTTCTACGACTGGGCCGCTTCCAAGTAG
- a CDS encoding enoyl-CoA hydratase/isomerase family protein — translation MGETLNASAFQTLKVSESADRLNVQLDRPQVKNAIDQLMVDELHAVCAYLERTPKIMVLSGTPADPETGAKGVFASGADIAQLRERRRDDALAGINSGIFDRIAKLPMPVIAALDGFALGGGAELAYAADFRIGTPELRMGNPETGLGIMAAAGATWRLKELVGEPVAKEILLAGKVLKGEEALRVGLITELVEGPDLMAAASALADRIGTQDALAVRITKSVFHTPREAHPVIDTLAQGMLFESQAKFDRMQAFLDRKKK, via the coding sequence ATGGGGGAGACGCTGAACGCCTCCGCATTCCAGACCCTGAAGGTCTCCGAGTCCGCCGACCGGCTGAACGTGCAGCTTGACCGCCCCCAGGTCAAGAATGCCATCGACCAGCTGATGGTCGACGAGCTGCACGCTGTCTGCGCCTACCTGGAGCGCACGCCGAAGATCATGGTGCTCTCCGGCACCCCCGCGGACCCGGAAACCGGGGCCAAGGGCGTCTTCGCCTCCGGTGCCGACATCGCCCAGTTGCGCGAGCGCCGCCGGGATGACGCGCTGGCCGGCATCAACTCCGGCATTTTCGACAGGATCGCCAAGCTGCCGATGCCCGTCATCGCGGCCCTCGATGGCTTCGCCCTGGGCGGCGGCGCCGAGCTGGCCTACGCGGCCGACTTCCGCATCGGCACCCCCGAATTGCGCATGGGCAACCCGGAAACCGGGCTCGGCATCATGGCCGCTGCGGGTGCCACCTGGCGCCTGAAGGAACTTGTGGGCGAACCGGTTGCCAAGGAGATCCTGTTGGCGGGCAAGGTGCTCAAGGGCGAGGAGGCCCTGCGCGTCGGGCTCATCACCGAGCTGGTCGAGGGACCCGACTTGATGGCAGCCGCCTCGGCCTTGGCCGACCGCATCGGCACCCAGGACGCCCTTGCCGTGCGCATCACCAAGTCCGTGTTCCACACCCCGCGCGAGGCACACCCCGTCATCGACACCCTTGCCCAGGGGATGCTCTTTGAATCCCAGGCAAAATTCGACCGCATGCAAGCCTTCTTGGACAGGAAGAAAAAGTAA
- a CDS encoding thiolase family protein yields MTEAFLVGGARTPVGRYGGALSSVRPDDLAALAIRAAVERAGIDPADVDEVIFGNANGAGEENRNVARMAWLLAGFEDSVPGITVNRLCASGMSAITMASHMIKAGAADIVVAGGVESMSRAPWVMEKPDKAFAKPGATFDTSIGWRFPNPEFLSGELSREGKATFSMPETAEEVARVYNTSREDCDAFAVRSHERAIAAIEAGRFKDEIVPVTVKSRKGETIVDTDEGPRPGTSFEVLSKLRPVVKGGTVVTAGNASTLNDGASAIIVASEAAIKKYGLTPRARIIDGASAGLAPEIMGMGPVPASRKVLERSGYSVDDLAAVELNEAFASQSLASMRELGIDPEIVNRDGGAIALGHPLGSSGSRIVITLLGRLEREAKAGGSKLGLATMCVGVGQGAALLIEGV; encoded by the coding sequence ATGACCGAGGCTTTCTTGGTGGGCGGAGCCCGCACCCCGGTAGGACGTTATGGCGGGGCATTGAGCAGCGTGCGCCCGGACGACTTGGCCGCGCTGGCCATCCGTGCCGCCGTGGAGCGAGCCGGAATCGACCCGGCAGACGTCGACGAGGTCATCTTCGGCAACGCCAATGGCGCCGGCGAGGAAAACCGCAACGTCGCACGCATGGCCTGGCTGCTTGCAGGCTTCGAGGACAGCGTTCCGGGCATCACCGTCAACCGCCTCTGCGCCTCGGGCATGAGCGCCATCACCATGGCCAGCCACATGATCAAGGCAGGTGCCGCCGACATCGTCGTCGCCGGTGGCGTGGAGTCCATGTCGCGCGCCCCGTGGGTGATGGAAAAGCCGGACAAGGCCTTCGCCAAGCCGGGAGCCACCTTCGACACCTCGATCGGCTGGCGTTTCCCGAACCCCGAATTCCTCTCCGGTGAGCTTTCCCGCGAGGGCAAGGCCACCTTCTCCATGCCGGAAACGGCCGAGGAAGTCGCCCGTGTTTACAACACCTCCCGCGAGGACTGCGACGCCTTCGCCGTGCGCTCGCACGAACGCGCCATCGCCGCCATCGAGGCCGGACGCTTCAAGGACGAAATCGTCCCGGTCACCGTCAAGTCCCGCAAGGGCGAAACCATCGTCGACACCGACGAGGGACCGCGCCCCGGCACCTCCTTCGAGGTGCTCTCCAAGCTGCGTCCGGTCGTCAAGGGCGGCACCGTGGTCACCGCGGGCAACGCCTCCACGCTCAACGACGGTGCCTCGGCGATCATCGTGGCCTCCGAAGCGGCCATCAAGAAATACGGGCTGACCCCGCGCGCCCGCATCATCGACGGCGCTTCCGCCGGCCTGGCCCCGGAAATCATGGGCATGGGCCCGGTTCCGGCCAGCCGCAAGGTCCTGGAACGTTCCGGTTACTCGGTCGATGACCTGGCCGCCGTGGAACTCAACGAGGCCTTCGCCTCGCAGTCGCTGGCTTCCATGCGCGAGCTCGGCATCGACCCGGAGATCGTGAACCGGGACGGCGGCGCCATCGCCCTGGGCCACCCGCTGGGCTCCTCGGGATCACGCATCGTCATCACCCTGCTCGGACGCCTGGAACGCGAGGCGAAGGCCGGCGGATCCAAGCTGGGCCTGGCGACCATGTGCGTGGGCGTCGGCCAGGGCGCGGCCCTGCTCATCGAGGGTGTCTAG
- a CDS encoding MFS transporter — translation MQPENSQPNQLNNPAPVASQTTDPVDFGEDIGPDLSTTAGRSEIRKATAASAMGNLTEWFDYGVYAVAVTYITFHFFPTEGGTLMALGTFALSFLVRPLGGLVWGPLGDKLGRKHILALTILMMSLATFFIGILPTFEQVGVLAPVLLVLLRMIQGFSTGGEYGGAATFMAEYSPDKKRGFFGSFLEFGTLGGFALGTAVMLGFQVALSDEAMMDWGWRVPFMMALPMGLIGLHLRNKLEDTPVFQELEERGEVQESSSLRTLIRGYWRPMLIMSGLVIALNVVNYTLLSYMPTYLEGQLGLDPKASLMVILVGEVAMMAVIPFAGSLSDRVGRKPLWFASLIGLFVLALPLFWLMGKSFPLAILGFAILGLLYIPQLATITATFPAMFPSHVRFAGFAVTYNVATAIFGGTAAMVNEAVINETDFLLFPAVYMMAACAIGLVATRYLPETAGASLRGTEIPDAHETGILADTDPETDAEVLVPRS, via the coding sequence ATGCAGCCGGAAAACAGCCAACCCAACCAACTAAACAACCCCGCACCGGTGGCATCCCAGACCACCGACCCCGTGGATTTTGGCGAAGACATCGGCCCGGATCTATCCACCACCGCCGGCCGCAGCGAAATCCGCAAGGCAACTGCCGCCTCGGCCATGGGCAACCTCACCGAATGGTTTGATTACGGCGTCTACGCCGTGGCAGTCACCTACATTACGTTCCACTTTTTCCCCACCGAGGGCGGAACCCTCATGGCGTTGGGCACCTTCGCACTCTCCTTCCTGGTCAGGCCGCTCGGCGGCCTGGTCTGGGGACCGCTGGGCGACAAGTTGGGCCGCAAGCACATCTTGGCCCTCACCATCCTGATGATGTCCCTGGCTACATTCTTCATCGGCATCCTGCCGACCTTTGAGCAGGTCGGCGTCTTGGCACCGGTCCTGCTGGTGCTCCTGCGGATGATCCAGGGCTTCTCCACCGGCGGCGAGTACGGCGGCGCCGCAACGTTCATGGCCGAATACTCCCCCGACAAGAAGCGCGGCTTCTTTGGATCGTTCCTGGAGTTCGGGACCCTCGGCGGCTTCGCCCTGGGCACGGCCGTGATGCTGGGCTTCCAGGTCGCGCTGAGCGACGAGGCAATGATGGACTGGGGCTGGCGCGTGCCGTTCATGATGGCCCTGCCCATGGGCTTGATTGGCCTCCACCTGCGAAACAAGCTGGAAGACACCCCGGTCTTCCAGGAACTCGAGGAGCGGGGCGAGGTCCAGGAATCGAGCTCGCTGCGCACGCTTATCCGCGGCTACTGGCGCCCGATGCTCATCATGAGCGGCCTGGTGATCGCCCTGAACGTCGTGAACTACACGTTGCTGAGCTACATGCCGACCTATCTCGAGGGCCAGCTGGGCCTGGATCCGAAGGCGTCCCTGATGGTGATCCTGGTCGGCGAGGTCGCGATGATGGCCGTCATCCCCTTTGCCGGATCACTTTCGGACAGGGTGGGAAGAAAACCCCTGTGGTTCGCGTCGCTGATCGGCCTCTTCGTGCTGGCCCTGCCGCTGTTCTGGCTGATGGGCAAGAGTTTCCCGCTCGCGATCCTCGGGTTCGCCATCCTGGGTCTGCTCTACATCCCGCAGCTAGCCACGATCACGGCCACCTTCCCGGCCATGTTCCCGTCCCACGTCAGGTTTGCCGGTTTTGCGGTGACCTACAACGTGGCGACAGCGATCTTCGGCGGTACCGCGGCCATGGTCAACGAGGCCGTCATCAACGAGACCGATTTCCTGTTGTTCCCGGCCGTCTACATGATGGCAGCCTGCGCCATCGGCCTGGTGGCCACACGGTACCTGCCCGAGACCGCCGGGGCGTCGTTGCGCGGAACCGAGATTCCGGACGCCCACGAGACCGGCATCCTGGCCGACACCGACCCGGAAACGGACGCCGAGGTTCTCGTACCCCGATCCTAA
- a CDS encoding amino acid permease, whose amino-acid sequence MEPHNVREHQPDTSTRDADVTAEGYKKTLTRRHVQMIAMGGAIGVGLFMGAGGRLATTGPALIFSYAIAGVIAYFLMRALGELIMYRQSSGSFVSYAGELFGAKGAFLSGWMYMLNWAMTGIAELIAIGLYFTYFFPGVPVEAAALCALGLLIAVNLFSAKAFAEFEFWASFLKVAAIVLFLCIGTYLVVTNAQVGVGHASVSNLFAGEGGMFPRGFMITILVLNAVIFAYNAIELVGITAGEMEDPAREVPAAIRAVVVRIVVFYVGSVTLLAMIVPWNQYKAGESPFVTVFDQLGWGWIGGVMNFVVITAALSSCNSGLYSIGRVFRAMANNGHAPQWLTKMNKRYVPYAGILAIGGVYFVGIILNVWLGGTYAFDLALNTASIGVLFTWGSIFACQLMLRKKRGKVSSLPMPGAPYTSWAGLIALAIITVLIGFDTLTGPDGEVFPLGLYTIACIPLIAVGFWIGWQKAKHNTAKSELYS is encoded by the coding sequence GTGGAACCCCACAACGTCCGAGAACACCAGCCCGATACCTCCACCAGAGACGCCGACGTGACGGCCGAGGGCTACAAGAAGACCCTCACCCGCAGGCACGTCCAGATGATCGCCATGGGTGGCGCCATCGGCGTGGGCCTGTTCATGGGGGCAGGTGGCCGTTTGGCCACGACCGGGCCCGCCTTGATCTTCTCCTACGCCATTGCCGGTGTGATTGCCTACTTCCTGATGCGTGCGCTGGGCGAACTCATCATGTACCGCCAGTCCTCGGGGTCCTTCGTTTCCTATGCCGGTGAGCTTTTCGGGGCCAAGGGAGCCTTCCTTTCGGGCTGGATGTACATGCTGAACTGGGCCATGACGGGCATTGCCGAGCTCATCGCCATCGGGCTGTACTTCACCTACTTCTTCCCGGGCGTCCCGGTGGAGGCCGCAGCGCTGTGCGCGCTGGGCCTGTTGATCGCCGTGAACCTCTTCAGCGCCAAGGCGTTTGCCGAGTTCGAGTTCTGGGCATCGTTCCTGAAGGTCGCTGCCATCGTGCTCTTCCTGTGCATCGGCACCTACCTCGTGGTGACCAACGCGCAGGTGGGGGTCGGGCACGCCTCGGTCTCCAACTTGTTCGCCGGCGAGGGCGGCATGTTCCCGCGCGGATTCATGATCACCATCCTGGTCCTCAACGCCGTCATCTTCGCCTACAACGCCATCGAACTGGTCGGCATCACCGCTGGCGAGATGGAAGACCCTGCCAGGGAAGTCCCCGCAGCCATCCGCGCCGTCGTGGTGCGCATCGTCGTCTTCTACGTCGGCTCGGTGACGCTGCTGGCCATGATCGTGCCGTGGAACCAGTACAAGGCCGGGGAAAGCCCGTTCGTCACCGTCTTTGACCAGTTGGGCTGGGGCTGGATCGGCGGCGTCATGAACTTCGTGGTCATCACCGCGGCGCTGAGCTCCTGCAACTCGGGGCTGTACTCCATCGGCCGCGTCTTCCGAGCGATGGCGAACAACGGCCACGCCCCGCAGTGGTTGACCAAGATGAACAAGCGCTACGTCCCCTATGCCGGCATCCTGGCCATCGGCGGCGTGTACTTCGTGGGCATCATCCTCAACGTCTGGCTTGGCGGAACCTACGCCTTCGACCTGGCCCTGAACACCGCATCGATCGGTGTCCTGTTCACCTGGGGCTCGATCTTCGCCTGCCAGCTGATGCTGCGCAAGAAGCGCGGCAAGGTCTCTTCCCTGCCGATGCCGGGGGCGCCCTACACCAGCTGGGCGGGCCTGATCGCCCTGGCAATCATCACGGTGCTGATCGGCTTTGACACGCTCACCGGACCGGACGGCGAAGTCTTCCCGCTCGGCCTGTACACCATTGCCTGCATCCCGCTGATTGCAGTCGGCTTCTGGATCGGCTGGCAGAAGGCCAAGCACAACACCGCCAAGAGCGAGCTCTACTCCTAG
- a CDS encoding 1,4-dihydroxy-2-naphthoyl-CoA synthase, producing the protein MQWRVVEGFDLEDMTYHRQVERDSAGTVVRDLPTVRIAFNRPEVRNAFRPGTVDELYRIMDHARMSSDVATVLLTGNGPSPKDGGHSFCSGGDQRIRGRDGYRYAEGETADSIDPARAGRLHILEVQRLMRTMPKVVIAVVNGWAAGGGHSLHVVSDLTIASREHGKFKQTDATVGSFDAGYGSALLARQVGQKNARSIFFLAREHSAEDMVSMGAVNEAVDHARLEEVALEYAADIAKQSPQAIRMLKFAFNLADDGLAGQQVFAGEATRMAYMTDEAVEGRDAFLQKRDPDWSAHPYYF; encoded by the coding sequence ATGCAGTGGCGCGTGGTCGAGGGTTTCGACCTCGAGGACATGACCTACCACCGCCAGGTCGAGCGTGATTCCGCCGGCACGGTCGTGCGCGACCTGCCGACCGTGCGCATCGCCTTCAACCGCCCGGAGGTCCGCAACGCGTTCCGCCCCGGCACCGTGGACGAGCTGTACCGCATCATGGACCACGCCCGCATGAGCTCGGACGTGGCAACCGTGCTGCTGACCGGCAACGGCCCCTCCCCCAAGGACGGCGGGCATTCCTTCTGCTCCGGCGGGGACCAGCGCATCCGCGGCCGCGACGGCTACCGCTACGCCGAGGGAGAGACCGCCGACTCGATCGACCCCGCCCGCGCCGGACGCCTGCACATCCTTGAGGTCCAGCGCCTGATGCGCACCATGCCCAAGGTCGTCATTGCAGTGGTCAACGGCTGGGCCGCCGGCGGCGGGCACTCGCTGCACGTGGTCTCGGACCTCACCATCGCCTCCCGCGAGCACGGCAAGTTCAAGCAGACCGACGCCACCGTCGGCTCCTTCGACGCAGGCTACGGTTCGGCGCTCCTGGCCCGCCAGGTCGGGCAAAAGAACGCCCGCTCGATCTTCTTCCTGGCCCGCGAGCACTCCGCAGAGGACATGGTCTCCATGGGCGCGGTCAACGAGGCCGTGGACCACGCGCGCCTCGAGGAAGTCGCCCTGGAATATGCAGCGGACATCGCCAAGCAATCCCCCCAGGCCATCCGCATGCTCAAGTTCGCGTTCAACCTGGCCGATGACGGGCTGGCCGGGCAGCAGGTCTTCGCCGGCGAAGCCACCCGCATGGCCTACATGACCGACGAGGCCGTGGAGGGCCGCGACGCCTTCCTCCAAAAACGCGACCCCGACTGGTCAGCCCACCCGTACTACTTCTAG
- a CDS encoding AMP-binding protein gives MNPDSALVALSASLNEEGPAVEILPGTTNNEYVVNPVAGAELEGLEGIAAVVRTSGSTGTPKRTALSIDALASSSMATAEYLGFEGQWLLPLPIHFVAGLAVLTRSLYAGTRPWAMDLEQSFTAGASMRPPRP, from the coding sequence ATGAATCCAGATTCCGCGCTCGTTGCCCTTTCAGCATCCCTGAACGAGGAAGGGCCGGCCGTGGAGATCCTCCCGGGCACCACGAACAACGAGTACGTCGTGAACCCGGTGGCCGGGGCGGAGCTGGAGGGACTCGAGGGAATCGCGGCGGTGGTGCGCACCTCGGGGTCCACGGGGACCCCGAAGCGCACCGCGCTGTCGATCGATGCACTGGCCTCCTCTTCGATGGCCACGGCCGAATACCTCGGATTCGAGGGCCAGTGGCTGCTCCCGTTGCCGATCCACTTCGTGGCAGGCCTGGCCGTGTTGACCCGCAGCCTGTATGCCGGAACCCGACCGTGGGCGATGGACCTGGAGCAGAGCTTTACCGCCGGGGCTTCAATGAGGCCGCCTCGGCCCTGA
- a CDS encoding AMP-binding enzyme — MGDGPGAELYRRGFNEAASALTDRKRLVSLVPTQLQRLLEDPDAETISTLQRFDAILLGGARAPRAVLKEAARHSLKLHLTYGSSETAGGCVYDARALPGVQVKVVDGRIMLGGPTIASGYLGDAGLTARHFSVDGSGVRWYATDDLGSYADGMLSVSGRADDVIITGGVKVSAAQVQRVLEALPGVSEAAVVPVPDAQWGQQIAAAYVGSAAPEALSAAVRASLGAAAVPRRLQALEALPLLPNGKVDRMSLAAWLAETPR; from the coding sequence GTGGGCGATGGACCTGGAGCAGAGCTTTACCGCCGGGGCTTCAATGAGGCCGCCTCGGCCCTGACCGACCGCAAACGCCTGGTCTCCCTGGTCCCCACCCAGCTGCAGCGACTGTTGGAAGATCCGGACGCGGAGACCATTTCCACGCTGCAACGCTTCGACGCCATCCTGCTGGGCGGGGCACGTGCCCCGCGCGCGGTCCTGAAGGAGGCAGCAAGGCATTCGCTCAAGCTGCACCTCACCTACGGTTCCAGCGAGACCGCCGGTGGCTGCGTCTACGATGCCCGGGCCCTGCCTGGAGTGCAGGTCAAGGTCGTCGACGGACGGATCATGCTGGGCGGGCCAACCATCGCCTCCGGCTACCTCGGGGACGCCGGCCTGACCGCCAGGCACTTCAGCGTAGACGGGTCGGGGGTGCGCTGGTACGCGACCGACGATCTGGGAAGCTACGCCGACGGCATGCTTTCGGTGTCCGGGAGGGCCGACGACGTCATCATCACCGGCGGTGTCAAGGTTTCGGCGGCCCAGGTCCAGCGCGTCCTCGAGGCCCTGCCCGGTGTCTCGGAGGCGGCGGTGGTTCCCGTGCCGGATGCGCAATGGGGCCAGCAGATCGCCGCCGCCTATGTGGGAAGCGCCGCCCCCGAGGCCCTGTCAGCGGCCGTGCGCGCATCGCTCGGTGCCGCCGCGGTGCCGCGCCGCCTGCAGGCGCTCGAGGCGCTGCCGCTGCTGCCCAATGGCAAGGTCGACAGGATGTCGCTCGCCGCCTGGCTGGCTGAAACACCACGCTGA